A region of Carassius auratus strain Wakin chromosome 41, ASM336829v1, whole genome shotgun sequence DNA encodes the following proteins:
- the LOC113059391 gene encoding membrane-spanning 4-domains subfamily A member 4A-like: MRYTFKPDDCMVISIPLGNLRNVRDGQLMPEKFTCVFKDAYKVFLRGRPKELGAAQLSIGVFVICIGSLIALEYGASHLVYTLPSALFIASGILTFAAGYFPIMPVVKLSFAFNIICLFWSITATVLCPILEEGHPGLPNSPDASGKIKVFWGLKVVICVLCGFELILALILIYWESKAVCRAHFNTLPLITIKQDV, translated from the exons ATGCGCTACACGTTTAAGCCGGACGACTGTATGGTCATCAGCATTCCTCTGGGAAACCTCAGGAACGTGAGAGATGGCCAGCTGATGCCCGAGAAGTTCACCTGCGTCTTCAAAGACGCGTACAAGGTCTTTCTCAGAGGACGACCAAAGGAACTCGGA GCGGCTCAGCTCAGCATCGGAGTGTTTGTCATCTGCATCGGCAGCCTCATTGCTCTTGAATACGGTGCGTCTCATCTAGTGTACACCCTACCTAGTGCCCTG TTCATTGCAAGTGGCATCCTGACATTTGCAGCTGGATATTTTCCCATCATGCCTGTG GTGAAGCTGTCCTTCGCATTCAACATCATCTGTCTTTTCTGGTCCATCACAGCTACAGTTCTCTGTCCAATATTAGAAGAAGGACATCCGGGTTTG CCTAACAGCCCAGATGCCAGTGGAAAG ATAAAAGTGTTTTGGGGGCTGAAGGTGGTGATCTGTGTCTTGTGTGGCTTCGAGCTGATTTTGGCTCTGATTCTGATCTACTGGGAGAGTAAAGCCGTGTGCCGAGCTCATTTCAACACTCTG CCCTTGATCACCATCAAGCAAGATGTTTGA
- the LOC113059393 gene encoding phosphatidylserine synthase 1, translating into MASAYGSRTLSKDDVNYRMHFRMINEQQVEDITIDFFYKPHTITLLTCTVLSLMYFAFARDDGNPDNNLWVGLILVISFFLVISVLAFPNGPFTRPHPAIWRIVFGLSVLYFLFLVFIIFLNWEQVKSLMFWLDPNLRYAKREADIMEYAVNCHVITWERILSHFDIFAFSHFWGWGMKALLIRSYGLCWTISITWELTELFFMHLLPNFAECWWDQVILDILLCNGGGIWLGMTVCRFLEMRTYHWASIKDIHSTTGKIKRAALQFTPASWTYVRWLDPKSSLQRVMGVYLFMIIWQLTELNTFFLKHIFVFPACHALSWCRILFIGIITAPTVRQYYAYLTDTQCKRVGTQCWVFGAIAFLEALACVKFGQDLFSKTQVLYVILWLVCLAFITFLCLYGMVWYAENYGPQEKSFSEFEDSIYSEPGDAVSECRGEFETDSTTSSSTRKRRDSVNNSSINGVEK; encoded by the exons ATGGCGTCCGCGTACGGCTCCAGGACTCTGAGTAAAGATGATGTGAACTACAGGATGCATTTCCGCATGATCAACGAGCAGCAGGTGGAGGACATCACCATCGACTTCTTCTACAAGCCGCACACCATCACCCTGCTCACGTGCACAGTGCTCAGCCTCATGTACTTCGCCTTCGCGCG AGATGATGGAAACCCTGACAATAACCTGTGGGTGGGTCTCATCCTGGTCATCTCGTTCTTCCTGGTCATCAGCGTTCTCGCCTTCCCCAACG GTCCGTTCACAAGACCCCATCCAGCGATATGGCGGATAGTGTTCG GATTGAGCGTGCTGTACTTCCTCTTCCTGGTTTTCATCATCTTCCTGAACTGGGAGCAGGTCAAGTCTCTCATGTTCTGGCTGGATCCCAATCTGCGCTACGCCAAACGGGAAGCCGACATCATG GAGTATGCTGTGAACTGTCATGTGATCACCTGGGAGCGAATCCTCAGCCACTTCGACATCTTCGCCTTCAGTCACTTCTGGGGCTGGGGCATGAAGGCTCTGCTGATCCGCAGCTATGGCCTGTGCTGGACCATCAGCATCACCTGGGAGCTGACCGAG CTGTTCTTCATGCATCTTCTTCCGAACTTCGCCGAGTGCTGGTGGGATCAGGTCATCCTGGATATCCTGCTGTGTAACGGAGGCGGGATCTGGCTGGGAATGACCGTCTGCCGCTTCCTGGAGATGCGCACGTATCACTGGGCGAGCATCAA AGACATCCACAGCACCACGGGGAAGATCAAGCGCGCCGCTCTACAGTTCACACCGGCCAGCTGGACATACGTGCGCTGGCTCGACCCCAAATCCTCCTTACAGAGAGTGATGGGAGTCTATCTGTTCATGATCATCTGGCAG CTGAcggagctgaacaccttcttcctGAAGCACATCTTCGTGTTCCCAGCATGCCACGCTCTCAGCTGGTGCCGGATTCTGTTCATCGGGATCATCACGGCTCCTACTGTACG GCAGTATTACGCCTATCTGACGGACACACAGTGCAAACGGGTCGGGACTCAGTGCTGGGTGTTCGG GGCGATCGCTTTCCTGGAGGCACTGGCCTGCGTTAAATTTGGACAGGACTTGTTTTCTAAGACGCAGGTTCTCTATGTGATTTTGTGGCTCGTGTGTTTG GCTTTCATCACGTTCCTGTGTCTGTATGGGATGGTGTGGTACGCAGAGAACTACGGGCCCCAAGAGAAG AGCTTCTCGGAGTTTGAGGACAGTATTTACTCGGAGCCGGGCGACGCTGTGTCTGAATGCAGAG GGGAGTTTGAGACGGACAGCACAACTTCCTCTTCCACCAGGAAACGGAGGGACTCTGTGAATAACTCCAGCATCAACGGCGTGGAGAAATAA